In Alteromonas sp. V450, the following proteins share a genomic window:
- the rapA gene encoding RNA polymerase-associated protein RapA, with protein MSSDSQFLVGQRWLSNTEIELGLGVVIGSDFRSVEVLYPATGEARKYTKQDAPLTRLIFEIGETVKSQDGWEMTITEKEESQGLLIYHGLREDTKAQARLPETMLDSHIRLNQPEKRLFSQQLDNPKWFDLRERALDHQYDYLRSNTIGLSGARISLIPHQLHIASEVGGRHAPRVLLADEVGLGKTIEAALIIHQQLKTGRAERVLILVPDSLMHQWLVEMLRRVNLPFAIYDESRCEAIEKSEGLDDDETSDASAVNPFENDQLVLCSIDFLSKSEKRQQQIQAAGWDLMVVDEAHHLAWSSESPSAEYLCVEALANQTPGVLLLTATPDQLGHESHFARLRLLDPARFHSYDAFLDEESKYSQLADAVAPLLSDAEPNDKQRGKLAEFAPDVMEHAGDLSSPENRHALLHQLIDCHGTGRMLFRNRRANIEGFPERKLSAYELALPEVYSDAVSGGDLTYSLYPERMASVVNSWTKHDPRVEWLLDFMQSVKPEKILLICASARTAQELGEVIRTQTGIRHSVFHEGMSIVERDKAAHYFADEEDGAQILLCSEIGSEGRNFQFAHHLVLFDLPITPDLLEQRIGRLDRIGQTQTVQIHVPYLAKTAQHVLLDWYHEGLNAFEKTCPTGSGVFDDVKPLLIGACLHPDDMSARDELVNMSVTLNSQLVAQLEAGRDRLLELNASGEGRVEQLLEDIITLDSEQDLSRFMGRVFDAIGVQQDEKGNDCFILMPTESMVSQLPGLDPEGMTVTYKRRVATTLENVQFLSWDHPLVHTAIDVVLTDVHGKSSMGFIAEPSLPKGAYWVEALFVLQAQAPKALQLGRFLPQTPVRVCLDAQGNPSELSFDVKRKIGRKISAQLLKALQQPLELAIEKARKLAHQQANQKQHDALNSMHSTLNEEIQRLRDLQKRNPAVRDSEIEFIETQMNALDKVIQDADVQLDAIRIVVNNP; from the coding sequence TTAAGCAACACAGAAATAGAGCTGGGGTTAGGTGTCGTTATTGGTAGTGACTTCCGTTCAGTAGAAGTGTTGTATCCAGCAACAGGCGAAGCGCGAAAATACACAAAGCAAGATGCGCCGCTTACGCGACTAATTTTTGAAATTGGCGAAACGGTCAAAAGCCAAGATGGCTGGGAAATGACCATTACTGAAAAAGAAGAGAGCCAAGGCTTGCTTATCTATCACGGGCTTCGCGAAGACACCAAAGCGCAGGCGCGATTACCTGAAACCATGCTAGACAGCCACATTCGCTTAAACCAACCTGAAAAGCGCCTGTTTAGTCAGCAGCTAGACAACCCTAAATGGTTCGACTTGCGTGAACGTGCCCTAGATCATCAATACGATTACCTGCGTTCAAATACTATTGGCCTTTCAGGTGCGCGCATATCGCTTATTCCGCACCAACTCCACATTGCGTCAGAGGTAGGCGGCAGACATGCACCTCGGGTATTGCTGGCCGATGAAGTAGGTCTTGGTAAAACCATTGAAGCCGCGTTAATTATTCACCAGCAGCTTAAAACTGGCCGTGCAGAGCGCGTGCTTATTTTGGTTCCAGACTCGCTAATGCACCAATGGCTTGTTGAAATGCTTCGCCGCGTTAACCTTCCTTTTGCCATTTACGATGAGAGTCGTTGCGAAGCAATAGAGAAGAGTGAAGGCTTAGACGATGACGAAACGTCTGACGCGAGCGCTGTGAATCCATTTGAAAACGACCAGCTGGTACTTTGCAGTATCGACTTCCTAAGCAAGAGCGAAAAACGCCAGCAGCAAATTCAAGCTGCAGGATGGGATTTAATGGTTGTTGATGAAGCCCATCACCTTGCATGGTCAAGCGAATCGCCATCTGCCGAATACCTGTGTGTGGAAGCGCTAGCCAATCAAACACCTGGCGTGTTATTACTTACCGCAACGCCTGATCAACTTGGTCATGAAAGCCACTTTGCCCGCTTGCGCCTGCTCGACCCAGCCCGCTTCCATAGCTACGACGCATTTTTAGATGAAGAATCGAAATACAGCCAACTGGCCGATGCGGTAGCACCATTACTTTCAGACGCCGAGCCTAACGACAAACAGCGCGGCAAACTCGCTGAATTCGCGCCTGACGTTATGGAACATGCGGGTGATTTAAGCTCGCCGGAAAATCGCCACGCGCTGCTGCATCAACTTATTGATTGTCACGGTACAGGTCGTATGTTGTTTAGAAACCGCCGCGCCAATATTGAAGGCTTTCCGGAGCGTAAATTAAGCGCGTACGAATTAGCTTTGCCTGAGGTTTATTCAGATGCCGTGAGCGGCGGCGACCTAACCTATTCACTGTATCCTGAACGTATGGCAAGCGTGGTTAACAGCTGGACCAAGCATGACCCGCGCGTTGAATGGCTGCTTGATTTCATGCAAAGCGTTAAGCCAGAAAAGATTCTGCTTATTTGCGCAAGCGCCCGTACAGCGCAAGAGTTAGGTGAGGTTATTCGCACGCAAACCGGTATTCGCCATAGTGTATTCCACGAAGGCATGAGCATTGTTGAGCGCGACAAGGCGGCCCATTATTTTGCTGATGAGGAAGACGGCGCACAAATTCTACTGTGTAGCGAAATAGGCAGCGAAGGCCGTAACTTCCAGTTCGCTCACCACTTAGTATTGTTCGACTTGCCTATTACGCCAGACCTGCTTGAACAACGTATTGGTCGTCTTGACCGTATTGGCCAAACCCAGACCGTACAAATTCACGTGCCGTATTTAGCGAAAACCGCGCAGCACGTATTACTAGATTGGTATCACGAAGGGCTTAATGCCTTCGAAAAAACCTGTCCGACTGGCTCTGGCGTGTTCGACGACGTTAAGCCTTTGCTTATTGGTGCGTGCTTGCACCCTGACGATATGAGCGCCCGTGACGAGCTAGTGAACATGAGTGTTACGCTTAATAGCCAGCTCGTAGCGCAGCTAGAAGCCGGTCGCGATCGGCTTCTAGAGCTTAATGCTTCGGGAGAGGGCCGTGTAGAACAACTGCTTGAAGACATCATTACCCTTGATAGCGAACAAGATTTGTCGCGCTTTATGGGGCGCGTATTCGATGCTATTGGTGTTCAGCAGGATGAAAAAGGCAATGACTGCTTTATTCTTATGCCAACCGAGTCGATGGTGAGCCAGCTTCCAGGTCTTGACCCAGAAGGTATGACGGTTACTTACAAGCGCCGTGTTGCCACCACGCTGGAAAACGTACAGTTTTTAAGTTGGGATCATCCGCTCGTGCATACCGCCATAGACGTAGTACTCACCGATGTACACGGAAAAAGCAGCATGGGCTTCATTGCCGAGCCGTCTTTGCCAAAAGGCGCTTATTGGGTTGAAGCGCTGTTTGTGCTGCAGGCACAAGCCCCTAAAGCGCTTCAGTTAGGCCGTTTTTTACCTCAAACACCGGTGCGAGTGTGTTTAGATGCGCAAGGGAATCCGTCTGAATTAAGCTTCGACGTTAAGCGTAAAATTGGACGTAAGATCTCGGCTCAGCTTTTAAAAGCCTTGCAACAGCCGCTTGAGCTTGCCATTGAAAAGGCGCGTAAGCTGGCCCATCAACAAGCGAACCAAAAACAACACGATGCACTTAACAGTATGCACAGCACGCTTAACGAAGAAATACAGCGCTTACGCGATCTTCAAAAGCGTAACCCAGCAGTACGTGACAGCGAAATTGAGTTTATCGAAACGCAAATGAACGCCCTTGATAAAGTTATTCAGGATGCAGACGTTCAGCTGGACGCCATTCGTATTGTTGTAAATAACCCATAA